A portion of the Poecilia reticulata strain Guanapo linkage group LG23, Guppy_female_1.0+MT, whole genome shotgun sequence genome contains these proteins:
- the LOC103459762 gene encoding plexin-C1: protein MSSVLAVRLNNWMVFFIGTADGQLIKLSVDRKYQPSCPQILLRTSGDNKVFPKLQLDPVDQKHLYVPFKNQVQRVPVSNCTTYQTVKDCLSAQDPFCVWCVSEKSCSFKDNCRGSERLSIPDESKQEIVSHRFLKDSTGEIKIIIQSHLTTEKIQSNFTCDFSTTSTQLCKNQEPKPQYPQCTCILSHTLLANDLDVTIKIKLGSTDLIEQLKMINCSSIHGQPSFHLCQRCIRAGCGWRQNSCSWATDAVSNDGVCADIEFGTNFSKPEISSVSPSVVSFYGRNQAVLSGRNLRDVTRVRIKADLDCDPKESPVWNNSGLSLLFHIPEVKTTGVVKVCVLLPDESCHGDVEVVYLSSPVCTNIVPSSSWKSGNRRVSLTGTHLDLVEGIAHSHTTQEVVLTTNSIYQTLVYETPAAENDRSSSSAVFLKVANRSLECLEKMTYYPDPEFTSFTAMSMGEKTRIFIQKKADNLEMALAELSVWGIKDEKQYPCIVKSKENGDKTETIICEIQGSQNDDFTHIKIHYGKETINLQILSLFHKVLLIVRLLLIPCIVAVQVIICMWKRRTDG, encoded by the exons ATGAGTTCTGTTCTGGCCGTCAGGCTGAACAACTGGATGGTTTTCTTCATTGGAACAGCAGATGGACAGCTAATCAAG CTTTCTGTGGACAGGAAGTACCAGCCCTCCTGTCCACAGATCCTCCTCAGAACCAGTGGAGACAACAAAGTGTTTCCAAAACTCCAACTGGATCCAGTGGATCAGAAACATCTCTATGTGCCGTTTAAAAACCAG GTTCAACGTGTTCCAGTGTCAAACTGCACAACTTACCAAACTGTGAAGGATTGTCTTTCTGCCCAGGATCCATTCTGTGTCTGGTGTGTTTCTGAGAAAAG ctgCTCATTTAAAGACAACTGCAGAGGTTCAGAGAGGCTGTCCATCCCTGATGAATCCAAGCAGGAAATAGTTTCTCACAGATTTCTGAAGGACTCCACAGGAGAG ataaaaataataatccaatcACACCTGACTACAGAGAAGATTCAGTCTAACTTCACCTGTGATTTCTCTACAACCTCCACCCAGCTTTGTAAAAACCAAGAACCAAAACCACAGTACCCACAATGCACCTGCATTCTCAGTCACACACTCCTTGCTAACG atcTTGATGTCACCATAAAGATCAAACTTGGAAGCACAGATCTAATAGAACAACTAAAGATGATCAACTGTTCCAGTATCCATGGTCAGCCTAGTTTTCACCT GTGTCAGCGGTGTATCAGAGCAGGATGTGGATGGAGACAGAACAGCTGCTCCTGGGCCACTGATGCAGTCAGCAAC GACGGTGTCTGTGCAGATATCGAGTTTGGGACGAACTTTTCT AAACCAGAGATCTCCTCCGTCTCTCCCAGTGTTGTGTCTTTCTATGGCAGAAATCAGGCTGTGCTGTCGGGTCGTAACCTCAGAGATGTGACCAGAGTCAGGATTAAAGCTGACCTGGACTGTGACCCAAAGGA GTCTCCTGTGTGGAACAACAGTGGTCTCAGTCTGTTGTTCCACATTCCCGAAGTCAAAACTACAGGTGTGGTTAAAGTGTGTGTCTTACTCCCAGATGAAAGTTGCCACGGCGACGTGGAAGTCGTCTATTTATCATCACCAGTCTGCACCAACATCGTACCAAGTAGCAGCTGGAAAAG TGGGAACAGGAGAGTCTCTCTAACTGGAACCCATCTGGATCTAGTGGAGGGGATCGCACACAGCCACACCACTCAGGAAGTCGTGTTGACCACAAACAGCATCTACCAG ACTCTTGTCTATGAAACACCAGCAGCGGAGAATGACCGGAGCTCCAGCAGCGCCGTGTTTCTGAAAGTAGCCAATCGAAGCTTAGAGTGTCTTGAAAAGATGACCTACTATCCAGATCCAGAGTTTACCAGCTTCACAGCCATGAGCATGGGGGAGAAGACCCGCATCTTTATCCAA aaaaaggCAGATAACCTGGAGATGGCGCTAGCAGAGTTGTCAGTTTGGGGCATTAAGGATGAAAAGCAATATCCCTGCATTGTAAAATCCAAAGAAAACGGCGACAAAACAGAAACTATCATCTGTGAGATCCAAGGTTCACAAAATGATGACTTCACACACATAAAG ATCCATTACGGAAAGGAAACAATAAATCTGcagattttgtctttatttcataAAGTCCTTCTGATTGTGCGGCTCTTGCTGATACCCTGCATTGTTGCCG TGCAGGTGATTATTTGTATGTGGAAAAGACGGACTGACGGCTGA